The DNA region ATATTTTCAGCAAAACCAAGTGCAAGGGCTAATGCAAGTTGCAGCGCTGCATTAAATAAGATATCTATGTTTTGCAGTAGGTTTTGTGCAAGCTGAGATATTACTTCTATTGCTACCGGTATAAGTTCCGGTATGGCTTCAGCTATGCCAGTAACTAACATTGCAATAAAGTCAAAGCCTGTTTTTACTATCTCCGGCAAATTCTCTATGAGGTATTCGCCTAGCATTATTATTATTTCAAGTCCTGCCGCTCCTAGTTCCGGAGTCGCTTGCATAATACCTTTGGTAAACATGGATATTACCTGGATAGCTGCCTTTATGATGGTTGGCATATTGTCAAGCAAGCCCTTACCAAGCGCGCCCATGATACGCATACCTGCATCTATAAGCATTGGTGTGGCTTCAATGATCTTGTTAACTCCGTCAGATAGGATTGTTCCAAACGACTCAACTACGCTGTTTATATCGCCCTTATTTATCGCTTCTGTAAGCTGTGATAGTCCTTCTGTGCCAAATTGTACAAACTCACGTATTGATGGCGTTAGATAATCAGATATAGCAATCTGTGCACCTTCTAGTGCTGACTGCCATTTTGTGATATCTCCGGCAAGGTTATCCATCTTTGTTTCAGCCATTTCACCCGCTGCCCCTGCCGCATTGTCTATTGATGCCGCTAGATCGTCCCACGCTTCTGTACCTGCCATCAACGCTTCAACTGATTTTAAATCAACTTTATTGAAAATATTGTTAAGTGCCTGTGTTTTTTCCTGCTGTGTTAACGGTTCTAGCGAATTATTTAAGTCTGTAAATACATCATCTAACGGTCGCATGTTACCTTCTGCATCAAATGCGTTAACACCTAATGCATTAAGCGCTTCAGCTGCTTTGTCTGTTGGTGCTGACAGCGATAAAATAACATTTCGTAATGCTGTACCGCCTTCTGCTCCTTTGATACCGCTGTTTGCTAAAATACCAAGCGCTGTTGATAATTCTGTAGTGCCACCGGAAAGATTTTTTGCGGTACCACCTACTGTCAAGAATGCTTCGCCTAATTGCGCGACTGAAGTATTTGACTTTGATGAAGCCATAGCCATCTGATCGACCATGTTTTTTGTTTCATCAAGTGATAAACCTAACGCGCTTTGCGCATCTGTAACCATGTCGGATGCTGTCGCAAGTTCCATATCTCCTGCCGCTGCAAGGTTTAAGACTGTCGGCAACATATCCGCAGATTGCTGTGCATTATATCCGGCAAGTGCCATATAGTTTAAGGCTTCGGCTGCTTGTGTAGCACTGAATGAAGTTTCTGAGCCTAATTGTTTAGCAAGATCACGCAAAGAGCCGGAAAATTCTCCGGATGCAAGCTGTGTACTTACCATTTCATTATTTAATTCATCTACTGTTTTTCCTGCTGTCGCGGCAACGCCTGACATAGCAGCATCAAATTCTTTGCCGACCGCAACGGATGAAGCCGCAAAAGCTGTTGCGGCTGCTGT from Candidatus Equadaptatus faecalis includes:
- a CDS encoding phage tail tape measure protein; this translates as MNVLDLFATISLDSSGFHAGLGAAMNTAKNLGGGIANALGNAAKLGAAALAATTAAATAFAASSVAVGKEFDAAMSGVAATAGKTVDELNNEMVSTQLASGEFSGSLRDLAKQLGSETSFSATQAAEALNYMALAGYNAQQSADMLPTVLNLAAAGDMELATASDMVTDAQSALGLSLDETKNMVDQMAMASSKSNTSVAQLGEAFLTVGGTAKNLSGGTTELSTALGILANSGIKGAEGGTALRNVILSLSAPTDKAAEALNALGVNAFDAEGNMRPLDDVFTDLNNSLEPLTQQEKTQALNNIFNKVDLKSVEALMAGTEAWDDLAASIDNAAGAAGEMAETKMDNLAGDITKWQSALEGAQIAISDYLTPSIREFVQFGTEGLSQLTEAINKGDINSVVESFGTILSDGVNKIIEATPMLIDAGMRIMGALGKGLLDNMPTIIKAAIQVISMFTKGIMQATPELGAAGLEIIIMLGEYLIENLPEIVKTGFDFIAMLVTGIAEAIPELIPVAIEVISQLAQNLLQNIDILFNAALQLALALALGFAENIDKIIEIAPMIMNEIGKAIINNLPMIITVGLQIIIALAEGIIKGSASLLAAIIETIANIIVLFRDTNWKEIGIQILEGLKTGVLEAAVRLINTIVDIAKRV